A single window of Streptomyces sp. NBC_00464 DNA harbors:
- a CDS encoding carbohydrate-binding protein: MTPDPTAGSAGDRSISRKTLLKAALVATAVPLLAGGGVALARDAGSAGVPLAPTPDCDDGDGPTHDQMEGPYFKPDSPLRTSLVTAGTPGVPLTVSGYVFGRACRPVPGVLLDFWQADTNGAYDMSGYAFRGHQFTDRSGAFTLTTVVAGLYPGRTRHIHVKAQAPGSGILTTQLYFPGEPRNNTDTLYDPALLMNVRSVGSGKEGTFDFVLDVAQDPTDPTDPPTDPTDPPTGPGGSWAVGTLYNAGDRVTYGGGTYRCLQAHTALTGWEPPNVPALWERG, encoded by the coding sequence ATGACCCCCGACCCGACTGCCGGATCCGCCGGTGACCGGTCCATCAGCCGCAAGACCCTCCTCAAGGCCGCCCTGGTCGCGACCGCCGTCCCGCTGCTCGCCGGGGGCGGGGTCGCGCTGGCGCGGGACGCCGGTTCGGCCGGAGTGCCGCTCGCCCCGACGCCGGACTGCGACGACGGCGACGGCCCCACGCACGACCAGATGGAGGGCCCGTACTTCAAGCCCGACTCCCCGCTCCGCACCAGCCTGGTGACCGCCGGCACCCCCGGTGTCCCGCTCACGGTCAGCGGTTACGTCTTCGGCCGCGCGTGCCGGCCCGTCCCCGGAGTGCTGCTCGACTTCTGGCAGGCCGACACCAACGGCGCGTACGACATGAGCGGTTACGCCTTCCGAGGCCATCAGTTCACCGATCGGTCCGGCGCCTTCACGCTCACCACGGTCGTGGCGGGGCTGTATCCCGGCCGCACCCGGCACATCCACGTGAAGGCCCAGGCACCCGGCTCGGGCATCCTCACCACACAGCTGTACTTCCCGGGCGAACCCCGCAACAACACCGACACCCTGTACGACCCGGCGCTCCTGATGAACGTCCGGTCCGTGGGCTCGGGGAAGGAGGGGACCTTCGACTTCGTCCTCGACGTCGCCCAGGACCCGACGGACCCGACCGATCCCCCGACGGACCCGACCGACCCGCCGACCGGGCCGGGTGGCAGCTGGGCCGTCGGGACGCTCTACAACGCGGGCGACCGCGTCACGTACGGCGGGGGCACCTACCGCTGTCTGCAGGCTCACACCGCCCTGACCGGCTGGGAGCCGCCGAACGTCCCCGCGCTGTGGGAGCGCGGGTAG
- a CDS encoding DUF2786 domain-containing protein, with the protein MEPVIDQAFAAALYSDGDDGLDTGASLLAADPASDAELLRRGEEFVRRAWGRGWLPADLVRIVRRELDEHAAGLAAGLIGSEVRRYETLPPRWQGQLDELPAAPPAGRPDRFSYSSAVLGLYRLLLRLPAIEPVGPPPGALRDTLHLPPAHDEPRMLTRIRALLAKAEATGFPEEAEALTTKAQELMARHSIDEALLAARTHSDSVPGACRIGVDAPYETAKAILLDAVASANRCRAVWNGDLGFSTVIGFEPDLEAVELLHTSLLVQGTAAMTRAEAGQRAGGRKRTKTFRQSFLMAYAQRLGRRLADGTARATAEADAEEGTAGAPSAGAAGLLPVLAARDVAVTDTAEKMFPETTTTRVRGATDLDGWTHGTAAADRARMGGRTPEISG; encoded by the coding sequence ATGGAACCGGTGATCGACCAGGCCTTCGCGGCTGCCCTGTACTCGGACGGCGACGACGGCCTCGACACCGGCGCGTCCCTCCTCGCCGCCGACCCGGCGTCCGACGCGGAGCTGCTGCGCCGCGGCGAGGAGTTCGTCAGGCGCGCCTGGGGCCGTGGCTGGCTGCCCGCCGATCTCGTGCGCATCGTCCGCCGCGAACTCGACGAGCACGCGGCCGGTCTGGCCGCCGGGCTGATCGGCTCGGAGGTCCGGCGCTACGAGACGCTGCCGCCCCGCTGGCAGGGGCAGCTGGACGAGCTGCCCGCGGCGCCGCCGGCGGGGCGGCCGGACCGTTTCTCGTACTCCTCCGCAGTCCTGGGGCTCTACCGGCTGCTGCTCCGGCTGCCCGCGATCGAACCCGTAGGGCCCCCGCCCGGCGCCTTGCGCGACACCCTGCATCTGCCGCCCGCGCACGACGAGCCGCGCATGCTGACCCGGATCCGGGCGCTGCTGGCCAAGGCCGAGGCGACCGGATTTCCCGAAGAGGCCGAGGCGCTCACCACCAAGGCGCAGGAGCTGATGGCCCGGCACAGCATCGACGAGGCCCTGCTGGCGGCCCGTACGCACAGCGACAGCGTGCCGGGCGCCTGCCGGATCGGGGTGGACGCCCCGTACGAGACGGCCAAGGCGATCCTGCTCGACGCCGTCGCCTCGGCGAACCGCTGCCGGGCCGTGTGGAACGGCGACCTCGGCTTCTCGACCGTGATCGGATTCGAGCCGGACCTGGAGGCCGTGGAGCTGCTCCACACCTCTCTGCTGGTGCAGGGCACGGCGGCGATGACCCGGGCCGAAGCGGGCCAGCGGGCCGGCGGCCGGAAGCGGACCAAGACCTTCCGGCAGTCCTTCCTGATGGCCTACGCCCAGCGGCTGGGCCGCCGGCTGGCTGACGGCACCGCCCGCGCCACCGCCGAGGCCGACGCCGAGGAGGGCACGGCCGGTGCACCGTCCGCCGGGGCGGCGGGCCTGCTGCCCGTGCTGGCCGCCCGGGACGTGGCGGTCACGGACACCGCCGAGAAGATGTTCCCCGAGACCACGACCACCCGGGTCCGAGGTGCCACGGACCTGGACGGCTGGACCCATGGGACGGCCGCGGCGGACCGGGCCAGGATGGGCGGGCGCACGCCGGAGATCTCCGGCTGA
- a CDS encoding phosphotransferase, translating into MRIGQLLGSGRDADVYELDEAWVLRRYRCGLDAAPELPVMSYLSASGYPVPRLGPQPPSAGPGDLVLQRLTGPTMLESLLSGDIDAADGSALLARLLAELHTVPARLSPDPEDRILHLDLHPDNVILTADGPVVIDWSNTEEGPPALDRAMSALMLAQVAVDPDNPAADGGRELLTALMPRLAADGGIPARHLADAAARRAVNPTMSPAELELIGDAEALVASLSR; encoded by the coding sequence ATGCGAATAGGCCAGTTGCTGGGCAGTGGACGTGACGCCGACGTATACGAACTGGACGAGGCATGGGTCCTGCGCCGCTACCGTTGCGGGCTGGACGCCGCCCCCGAACTGCCTGTCATGTCCTACCTATCGGCCTCGGGGTACCCGGTGCCCCGGCTCGGCCCGCAGCCCCCGTCGGCCGGACCCGGCGATCTGGTCCTGCAGCGGCTGACCGGTCCCACCATGCTGGAGTCCCTGCTCAGCGGCGACATCGACGCCGCCGACGGCTCCGCCCTGCTCGCCCGTCTGCTCGCCGAACTGCACACCGTCCCGGCCCGGCTCTCGCCGGATCCCGAGGACCGGATCCTCCACCTCGACCTGCATCCGGACAACGTGATCCTGACGGCCGACGGCCCGGTGGTGATCGACTGGAGCAACACCGAGGAGGGCCCGCCCGCCCTGGACCGGGCCATGTCGGCGCTGATGCTGGCCCAGGTGGCGGTCGATCCGGACAACCCGGCGGCGGACGGCGGACGCGAGCTGCTCACCGCGCTGATGCCGCGCCTCGCGGCGGACGGCGGCATCCCGGCCCGCCACCTCGCCGACGCGGCGGCCCGCCGCGCGGTCAATCCGACGATGAGCCCGGCCGAACTGGAACTCATCGGCGATGCGGAGGCCCTGGTCGCCTCACTCTCACGCTGA
- a CDS encoding alpha-lytic protease prodomain-containing protein: protein MERSMLRRRALAACAATVAVGALGLAGLTGTASADPSPRLPAAGAEQLSPGLLKAMQRDLGLTADQAGERIGNESRAVAVAAGLQGSLGHGFAGARVSGETAELTVATTDAADTGRIAEAGARPVVVDHSLAELTAAKAALDRVALRRAPKDVPAWYVDVATNRVVVQAGRGAAAETFLAAAGVAHDLVTIVQSMDVPRTFADLRGGDAYYMNGSGRCSIGFPVKRGTQGGFVSAGHCGTPGVSTSGYNQQAQGSFQGSTFPGRDYSWVAANTSWTPRPLVNGYGNGDVTVTGSTEALEGSSVCRSGSTTGWHCGTVQQRNSSVTYQEGTVSGVTRTNVCAEPGDSGGSFVSGSQAQGVTSGGTGNCSQGGTTYFQPVNPALQAYGLNLVTSGTPTDPPTDPTDPPTDPGGTWTAGTAYAAGDVVTYGSGSYRCLQGHLAQPGWTPPNVPALWQAL, encoded by the coding sequence ATGGAGAGATCCATGCTCCGCAGGCGTGCACTGGCCGCGTGTGCCGCCACCGTGGCCGTCGGCGCGCTCGGGCTGGCCGGACTGACCGGCACCGCGTCCGCCGATCCTTCCCCCCGCCTGCCCGCCGCCGGGGCGGAGCAGCTTTCGCCCGGCCTGCTGAAGGCCATGCAGCGCGATCTCGGACTCACCGCCGACCAGGCGGGCGAACGGATCGGCAACGAGTCCCGTGCGGTGGCCGTGGCCGCCGGGCTGCAGGGTTCACTCGGCCATGGCTTCGCCGGGGCCCGGGTGAGCGGCGAGACGGCGGAGTTGACCGTCGCCACGACCGACGCGGCGGACACCGGCCGGATCGCGGAGGCCGGCGCCAGGCCCGTCGTCGTCGACCACAGCCTGGCCGAACTCACCGCCGCCAAGGCCGCCCTCGACCGGGTGGCGTTGCGCAGGGCGCCGAAGGACGTGCCCGCCTGGTACGTCGATGTCGCCACCAATCGCGTGGTCGTGCAGGCCGGCCGGGGCGCCGCCGCCGAGACCTTCCTCGCCGCGGCCGGTGTCGCCCACGATCTGGTGACGATCGTTCAATCCATGGACGTGCCACGGACGTTCGCCGATCTGCGCGGCGGTGACGCGTACTACATGAACGGTTCCGGGCGCTGCTCCATCGGCTTCCCCGTCAAGCGCGGCACCCAGGGCGGCTTCGTCAGCGCCGGGCACTGCGGAACCCCGGGTGTCAGCACGAGCGGTTACAACCAGCAGGCCCAGGGCTCCTTCCAGGGCTCCACCTTCCCCGGCCGCGACTACTCCTGGGTCGCCGCGAACACCAGCTGGACCCCGCGCCCGCTCGTGAACGGCTACGGCAACGGCGATGTGACGGTCACCGGGTCGACCGAGGCGCTGGAGGGGTCGTCGGTCTGCCGCTCCGGCTCCACGACCGGCTGGCACTGCGGCACGGTCCAGCAGCGCAACAGCAGCGTCACCTATCAGGAGGGCACCGTCTCCGGGGTGACCCGTACCAACGTATGTGCCGAACCGGGCGACTCCGGCGGCTCGTTCGTCTCCGGCAGCCAGGCCCAGGGCGTCACCTCCGGCGGCACCGGCAACTGCTCCCAGGGCGGTACGACGTACTTCCAGCCGGTGAACCCGGCGCTCCAGGCGTACGGACTGAACCTGGTCACCAGCGGCACCCCGACCGATCCGCCGACCGACCCGACGGATCCGCCGACCGATCCGGGCGGAACCTGGACGGCCGGCACGGCATACGCCGCCGGTGACGTCGTGACCTACGGCTCCGGCAGTTACCGCTGCCTCCAGGGACACCTGGCACAGCCCGGCTGGACACCCCCGAACGTCCCCGCGCTCTGGCAGGCCCTGTAG
- a CDS encoding NADP-dependent oxidoreductase: protein MEAIVFEEFGGPEVLHPARVEDPHPGPGQVRVKVRAAAVNPMDYKIRRGWMEDVFPTSLPAIPGVEFAGVVDVTGEGVTDVAVGDEVLGWSATGSYAEYALADAALVARKPAELSWPDAAALTIASNTAQRVLDELALEAGETLLLHGAAGAVGSAAVQLAVARGATVIGTASPGNHDYLRVLGATPVEYGDGLVGRVRELAPQGVDAVFDASGRGALPDSIELRGSTTDRIVTIADPEAAKYGVSFSGGGSRSREQLAEHARRAADGELRVPVAETFPLTEAARAQELSEAGHVRGKVVLLP, encoded by the coding sequence ATGGAAGCGATCGTTTTCGAGGAGTTCGGCGGGCCCGAGGTGCTGCATCCGGCCCGGGTCGAGGACCCGCATCCCGGTCCCGGGCAGGTGCGGGTGAAGGTCCGGGCCGCCGCGGTCAACCCGATGGACTACAAGATCCGGCGCGGCTGGATGGAGGACGTGTTCCCGACCTCGCTCCCGGCGATTCCCGGCGTCGAGTTCGCCGGGGTGGTCGATGTGACCGGTGAGGGAGTCACCGATGTGGCGGTGGGCGACGAGGTGCTGGGCTGGAGCGCCACCGGTTCCTACGCCGAGTACGCCCTGGCCGACGCCGCTCTCGTCGCCCGCAAGCCCGCGGAGCTGAGCTGGCCGGACGCGGCAGCCCTGACCATCGCGTCGAACACCGCGCAGCGCGTCCTGGACGAACTCGCCCTGGAGGCGGGGGAGACCCTGCTGCTGCACGGGGCGGCGGGAGCCGTCGGATCGGCCGCGGTCCAGCTGGCGGTGGCCCGTGGCGCGACCGTGATCGGCACGGCGTCCCCGGGCAACCACGACTACCTGCGGGTGCTCGGCGCCACTCCGGTGGAGTACGGGGACGGGCTGGTCGGCCGGGTGCGCGAGCTCGCTCCCCAGGGTGTGGACGCGGTCTTCGACGCGTCGGGGCGCGGCGCGCTGCCGGACTCCATCGAGCTGCGCGGCTCCACCACCGACCGGATCGTCACGATCGCCGACCCGGAGGCGGCGAAGTACGGCGTGTCCTTCTCCGGCGGTGGCTCCCGGTCCAGGGAACAGCTGGCCGAGCACGCCCGCCGCGCGGCCGACGGTGAGCTGAGGGTGCCCGTCGCCGAGACGTTCCCGCTCACCGAGGCGGCCAGGGCGCAGGAACTGAGCGAGGCGGGGCACGTACGGGGGAAGGTCGTCCTGCTGCCGTGA
- a CDS encoding bifunctional 3'-5' exonuclease/DNA polymerase: MTERWALAVTESGGARLAPLDRTGRPTAPVVTEPDLVEAVRSRPDVTRWVWRSTAEVYPRLLAAGVPVARCYDIEVAESLLLGHEGRLGEPRSAAAAHARLLHGPVPPDPPPRSAVPGSQSSLFEPQSGTDLPFDALLRVYADQLARHDATDRPGRMSLLTAAESAGMLVAAEMNRSGLPWRADVHRELLHELLGERYAGGGEPRKLAELADEVSAAFGRRVRPDLPADVVKAFAQAGIKVRSTRRWELEELDHPAVRPLIQYKKLYRIWTAHGWSWLQDWVRDGRFRPEYQPGGTVSGRWTTNGGGALQIPKVIRRAVVADEGWRLVVADADQMEPRVLAAISRDRGLMEVAGHDGDLYTALSDRAFHGDRDHAKIALLGAVYGQTSGDGLKNLAALRRRFPHAVAYVDDAAKAGEEGRLVRTWLGRTSPPAAGHGDDGEAGIPQENEHPATGGAEGSDGGFTPGYASSNARARGRFTRNFVVQGSAADWALLLLAALRQSMAAAGLRAELVFFQHDEVIVHCPEEEAGTVVEAIRAAGELAGRTAFGETPVRFPFTTAVVERYADAK, from the coding sequence ATGACCGAACGCTGGGCGCTGGCCGTCACGGAGAGCGGCGGCGCGCGCCTCGCCCCGCTGGACCGCACCGGCCGGCCCACCGCCCCGGTCGTGACCGAGCCGGACCTGGTCGAGGCCGTCCGCTCCCGGCCCGATGTCACCCGCTGGGTGTGGCGTTCGACGGCCGAGGTCTACCCCCGGCTGCTGGCCGCCGGGGTCCCGGTCGCGCGGTGTTACGACATCGAGGTCGCCGAATCCCTCCTGCTGGGGCACGAGGGCCGGCTCGGCGAACCCCGCTCCGCCGCTGCCGCCCACGCCCGTCTGCTGCACGGCCCGGTGCCGCCCGACCCGCCGCCCCGCTCCGCCGTACCGGGCTCCCAGTCCTCCCTGTTCGAGCCGCAGTCCGGGACGGACCTGCCGTTCGACGCCCTCCTCCGGGTGTACGCGGACCAGCTCGCCCGCCACGACGCCACCGACCGGCCGGGCCGGATGAGCCTGCTGACGGCCGCCGAGTCCGCCGGCATGCTGGTCGCCGCCGAGATGAACCGCTCGGGCCTGCCCTGGCGGGCCGACGTCCACCGCGAGCTGCTGCACGAGCTCCTCGGCGAGCGGTACGCGGGCGGCGGCGAGCCCCGGAAGCTGGCCGAGCTGGCGGACGAGGTCTCCGCCGCGTTCGGCCGCCGGGTCCGCCCGGATCTGCCCGCCGATGTGGTGAAGGCCTTCGCGCAGGCCGGTATCAAGGTGCGGTCGACCCGCCGCTGGGAGCTGGAGGAGCTGGACCATCCGGCGGTGCGGCCCCTCATCCAGTACAAGAAGCTGTACCGGATCTGGACGGCCCACGGCTGGAGCTGGCTCCAGGACTGGGTGCGCGACGGCCGCTTCCGCCCCGAGTACCAGCCGGGCGGCACGGTCAGCGGCCGCTGGACGACCAACGGCGGCGGTGCGCTGCAGATCCCCAAGGTGATCCGGCGGGCGGTGGTCGCCGACGAGGGCTGGCGCCTCGTCGTCGCGGACGCCGACCAGATGGAGCCGCGGGTGCTGGCCGCGATCTCCCGCGACCGGGGCCTGATGGAGGTGGCCGGTCATGACGGCGACCTCTACACCGCGCTCTCCGACCGCGCCTTCCACGGCGACCGCGACCACGCCAAGATCGCCCTGCTCGGCGCGGTCTACGGCCAGACGTCGGGGGACGGCCTGAAGAATCTGGCGGCCCTGCGCCGGAGGTTCCCGCACGCGGTCGCCTATGTGGACGACGCCGCGAAGGCCGGCGAGGAGGGCCGTCTCGTACGGACCTGGCTGGGCCGGACCAGCCCGCCCGCCGCGGGCCACGGGGACGACGGGGAGGCCGGCATCCCGCAGGAGAACGAGCATCCGGCGACCGGCGGTGCGGAAGGGTCGGACGGCGGGTTCACTCCGGGTTACGCCTCCTCCAACGCCCGTGCGCGTGGCCGCTTCACCCGTAACTTCGTGGTGCAGGGCAGTGCCGCCGACTGGGCGCTGCTGCTCCTCGCCGCGCTGCGGCAGTCGATGGCGGCAGCCGGGCTCCGGGCCGAGCTGGTCTTCTTCCAGCACGACGAGGTGATCGTGCACTGTCCCGAGGAGGAGGCCGGGACCGTCGTGGAGGCGATCCGGGCGGCCGGTGAACTGGCCGGGCGGACCGCCTTCGGTGAGACACCGGTGCGCTTCCCGTTCACCACGGCGGTGGTGGAGCGGTATGCGGACGCGAAGTGA